The following DNA comes from Cucumis sativus cultivar 9930 chromosome 7, Cucumber_9930_V3, whole genome shotgun sequence.
ttaacatGTGTATTCTTGAAATTAAAGGTGGTTGCGACGATTAAGCACGCTGGACGAGCAATGGTGAAGCAAAATATACGAGGGTCGATCATTTGTATAGCGAGCACGGGAGCACAAATTGCTGTGAATTTATCGTATATGTCCTACATAAGCTCAAAGCACGCAGTGTTGGGGGTGGTGAGGACGAGTTGCGGGGAGCTCGGAGCGTATGGGATTAGAGTGAACTGCGTGTCCCCGCACGGGGTGGCAACGGCGATGTCGATTCAGGGTTTGAAGTTGAAAGCGACTGAGTTTGAAGAGGTTGTTTGTTCAAAGGCAAGCTTGAAGGGTGTGACACTGAAGGCTAGCCATATAGCTGAGGCTACTTTGTTTCTTGCATCTGAAGAATCAGTTTATATAAGTGGTCAAGACTTGGTCGTTGATGGTGGCTACACGGTGGTTAAAccattgttttgaatttgatgtCTCCCTTTTATTCTATGGTTTCAGTTCATAAATGTACTTTGAAAACACTTTTAGCTTTAAGATTAGAATTTATGGTTTCATAAAGATCATTATGAAAGCATAATCCAATTTGGTACCATGAtgatcataaaacaaaatagggtttaaattCTGTCTTCTATTggtaataatataatttcttatatatgaagattttttttacgtaacttatatatttcataaatgtaCTAAAATTTAGTAACTTCATAttctctcttcatcttctaattttataatattttaaataagaaatacaTAATTTCATACATTGATTACATAATCTTTCTCAtccataaaattttcataaaatgtttacttatttacttattatttattaaccACGTGGTTgatatttaactaattatataac
Coding sequences within:
- the LOC101216941 gene encoding short-chain dehydrogenase reductase 3b, which encodes MSNPTRRLHGKVALITGAASGIGEEIARLFAANGAFVVVADIDDKLGQQVVASIGIDQASFFHCDVRDEKQVEEMVSYTVEKHGHLDILVSNAGISGSSSTILDLDMSNFDNVMSTNVRGVVATIKHAGRAMVKQNIRGSIICIASTGAQIAVNLSYMSYISSKHAVLGVVRTSCGELGAYGIRVNCVSPHGVATAMSIQGLKLKATEFEEVVCSKASLKGVTLKASHIAEATLFLASEESVYISGQDLVVDGGYTVVKPLF